A window from Pseudomonas alloputida encodes these proteins:
- a CDS encoding ATP-dependent nuclease has protein sequence MYLRTLDVQGFKCFGETFSIELHDGLNVLVGENGAGKTGVVSAIRQLFNDSESGKRVISERDFYRGFGKDDVTAEEIKIQATFSGLDKNDVIAFDTWCGNQPEAKLTFTALNQESRGRFKHHTYGGHEYTKAFETEKLDYVHCVYLPPLRDAETKLREGRQSRLARLLKALCRKDIEAARKARVLHPLEQHVGDFNRQLSESDQFAIKAANQRIGESLKAALGAHLSQGTMIQFSEVSFSRIVEGLRLLYFPDLSKADAAQFRALEENSLGYNNLLYIASILAELTYEADAGQGEKTYLRLLLIEEPEAHLHPQLQLRLLRHLKKAAEARGMQVIITTHSTVITAAVSVDHVIHLSNLNRPKAVPLKNCGLPTQSRQFVDRWLDATKSNLLFAKGTILVEGIAEAMVLPALAKIVLQPFGEGRNSLDDYGVSVINLGGIYFNHFMQLFCNVKAEHQGENIPVRCSGLTDNDPPKSVIEDDGEGGQKSAPFLPHADNCIVGDNPALGLQKHIGLSEFARLFAGKYKTFEYDIAMEGNNLKTMLIVAAGLWEAQNGTVVKGLKADAKLDFAAMSSAQRAPYAGALLDRIDSDDIGKGIYAQAFADVLEANGAGFVVPVYIRQAILWACGLEEAAA, from the coding sequence ATGTATTTACGTACGCTGGATGTTCAGGGCTTCAAATGCTTTGGGGAGACGTTCTCGATCGAACTCCATGACGGCCTGAACGTTCTGGTCGGCGAAAACGGGGCCGGCAAGACTGGCGTAGTTAGCGCGATACGACAGCTCTTCAATGACTCCGAGTCGGGCAAACGGGTTATCAGTGAGCGTGATTTCTACAGGGGGTTTGGCAAAGATGATGTCACGGCTGAGGAGATCAAAATTCAGGCGACCTTCTCCGGTCTCGACAAGAACGATGTCATCGCGTTTGACACCTGGTGCGGCAACCAGCCCGAGGCAAAACTCACGTTCACGGCACTAAACCAGGAGTCTCGTGGCAGGTTCAAACACCATACTTACGGTGGCCACGAGTACACCAAAGCGTTTGAAACCGAGAAATTGGACTATGTCCACTGCGTTTACCTACCGCCGTTACGCGACGCTGAAACCAAGCTTAGAGAAGGACGCCAGTCTCGCCTCGCGCGCCTGTTAAAAGCGCTCTGCCGCAAGGACATAGAAGCCGCCAGAAAGGCTCGTGTGCTGCATCCGCTGGAGCAGCATGTTGGGGACTTCAATCGTCAGCTATCAGAGAGCGATCAGTTTGCTATCAAAGCCGCCAACCAGCGAATTGGCGAGAGCCTAAAAGCTGCCCTGGGCGCTCATCTCTCTCAGGGCACAATGATCCAGTTTTCGGAAGTGAGCTTCTCTCGAATCGTGGAAGGGCTGAGGCTCCTGTACTTTCCAGACTTGAGCAAGGCTGACGCAGCACAATTTCGTGCGTTGGAAGAAAACAGCCTGGGCTACAATAACTTGCTGTACATCGCTTCTATTCTGGCAGAGCTGACCTACGAAGCCGATGCAGGGCAGGGCGAGAAAACGTACCTGCGCCTGCTGTTAATCGAGGAGCCGGAGGCGCACCTTCATCCCCAGCTTCAGCTCCGGCTCCTTCGGCATCTCAAGAAGGCTGCTGAGGCTCGCGGAATGCAGGTGATCATAACCACCCACTCGACTGTGATCACCGCTGCCGTATCCGTAGATCACGTTATCCATCTATCCAACCTCAATCGCCCCAAGGCTGTCCCCCTCAAGAACTGCGGTCTGCCCACGCAGAGCCGACAATTTGTGGACAGGTGGCTTGATGCGACGAAGTCGAACCTGCTGTTCGCCAAAGGCACAATCCTAGTCGAGGGCATAGCGGAGGCGATGGTCTTGCCGGCGCTCGCCAAAATTGTGCTGCAGCCCTTCGGCGAGGGACGAAACTCCCTGGACGACTACGGTGTGTCGGTTATCAATCTGGGCGGAATCTATTTCAACCATTTCATGCAGCTGTTCTGCAACGTCAAAGCCGAGCATCAAGGTGAAAACATCCCTGTCAGGTGCTCAGGACTGACCGACAACGATCCTCCAAAGTCAGTGATTGAGGACGATGGTGAGGGCGGTCAAAAGAGCGCTCCATTTCTGCCCCATGCAGACAACTGTATTGTCGGCGACAACCCGGCGCTGGGGTTACAAAAGCACATCGGCCTGTCAGAGTTCGCCCGGCTGTTTGCGGGGAAGTACAAAACTTTCGAGTACGATATCGCAATGGAAGGCAACAACCTCAAGACAATGCTGATCGTCGCTGCTGGGCTCTGGGAGGCCCAGAATGGAACCGTGGTGAAAGGCCTAAAAGCAGACGCGAAACTCGATTTTGCTGCC
- the tnpA gene encoding IS66-like element accessory protein TnpA translates to MRQRSSYPKPFKAQVVQECLKPGASVSSVAISHGINANVIRKWLPIYRDKPVAPLPAFVPLQPIPKRQADEAVVIALSLGDKSITVKWPISDPDGCARFIRSLSQ, encoded by the coding sequence ATGCGCCAACGAAGCTCCTATCCCAAACCCTTTAAGGCCCAGGTCGTGCAGGAATGCCTGAAACCCGGTGCCTCAGTTTCCAGCGTCGCCATCAGCCACGGCATCAATGCCAACGTGATTCGCAAGTGGCTGCCGATTTACCGTGATAAACCCGTCGCGCCACTTCCCGCGTTTGTACCGCTGCAACCGATTCCTAAACGGCAAGCTGATGAAGCCGTGGTCATCGCACTGTCGCTGGGCGACAAATCCATCACGGTAAAATGGCCCATCTCCGACCCGGACGGCTGCGCACGTTTTATCCGCAGCCTCTCGCAATGA
- the tnpB gene encoding IS66 family insertion sequence element accessory protein TnpB (TnpB, as the term is used for proteins encoded by IS66 family insertion elements, is considered an accessory protein, since TnpC, encoded by a neighboring gene, is a DDE family transposase.), producing the protein MMRIDAIWLATEPMDMRAGTETALARVVAVFGAAKPHCAYLFANRRANRMKVLVHDGVGIWLAARRLNQGKFHWPGTHRGLEVGLDAEQLQALVLGLPWQRVGANGAITVI; encoded by the coding sequence ATGATGCGCATCGACGCCATCTGGCTAGCCACCGAGCCCATGGACATGCGCGCCGGCACCGAAACTGCGTTGGCCCGCGTGGTCGCTGTGTTCGGTGCGGCGAAGCCGCACTGCGCTTATCTGTTCGCCAACCGCCGGGCCAACCGGATGAAGGTGCTGGTGCACGATGGCGTGGGCATCTGGCTTGCCGCGAGGCGTTTGAACCAAGGCAAGTTTCACTGGCCTGGCACTCATCGCGGCTTGGAAGTTGGGCTCGACGCTGAACAACTTCAAGCGCTGGTGCTCGGTTTGCCATGGCAGCGAGTTGGCGCTAACGGCGCAATCACAGTGATTTAG
- the tnpC gene encoding IS66 family transposase, which yields MTSSPNLAQMTPEQLRALAAQLLSKVDTMARKIHRDETIIEQLSHEIAILKRHKFAKRSEQISPAQGSLLDDLLNTDLEAIEAELNALRPAPTSDEPRQKPKRAPLPPQFPRTVIRHEPENTQCVCGCQLQRIGEDVSEKLDYTPGVFTVEQHVRGKWACRQCETLIQAPVPAQVIDKGIPTAGLLAHVMVAKFADHLPLYRQEKIFGRAGLAIPRSTLAQWVGQTGVQLQPLVDALREAVLAQRVVHADETPVQMLAPGEKKTHRAYVWAYCTTPYSALKAVVYDFSPSRAGEHARNFLGTWNGKLVCDDFAGYKASFDLDITEIGCMAHARRKFFDLHAANKSQLAEQALHSIGGLYEVERQAKDMCDEERWRLRQEIAAPIAQKLHEWMLAQRDLVPEGSATAKALDYSLKRWVALMRYLDDGAVPIDNNPVENTIRPWALGRSNWLFAGSLRSGKRAAAIMSLIQSARMNGHDPYAYLKDVLTRLPTQKASEIEHLLPHQWMLRNCMDLTTRLHST from the coding sequence ATGACTTCCTCGCCCAATCTCGCCCAAATGACACCCGAACAACTGCGCGCACTCGCTGCGCAGTTGCTGTCGAAGGTCGACACCATGGCGCGAAAAATCCATCGTGACGAGACGATCATCGAGCAGCTCTCTCACGAGATTGCCATCCTCAAGCGCCACAAGTTCGCCAAGCGCAGCGAGCAGATCAGCCCAGCGCAAGGCAGCTTGCTGGATGACTTGCTCAACACCGACCTTGAGGCTATCGAGGCAGAACTGAACGCGCTTCGTCCCGCCCCAACGTCGGACGAACCCCGCCAAAAGCCCAAGCGCGCGCCGCTACCGCCGCAGTTCCCACGTACCGTCATTCGTCACGAGCCAGAGAACACCCAGTGTGTCTGCGGGTGCCAGCTTCAGCGCATCGGCGAAGACGTTAGCGAGAAGCTGGATTACACACCTGGCGTGTTTACCGTTGAGCAGCATGTACGTGGAAAGTGGGCCTGCCGCCAGTGCGAAACACTGATCCAAGCACCGGTGCCGGCCCAGGTGATCGACAAGGGCATCCCGACCGCAGGCCTACTGGCGCATGTGATGGTAGCCAAATTCGCTGACCATCTGCCGCTGTACCGGCAAGAAAAGATCTTTGGCCGTGCAGGCCTGGCGATCCCGCGTTCAACGCTGGCTCAATGGGTGGGCCAAACTGGCGTACAGCTACAACCGCTGGTGGATGCACTGCGCGAAGCGGTGCTGGCTCAGCGAGTCGTGCATGCCGATGAAACTCCGGTGCAGATGCTGGCTCCCGGAGAGAAGAAAACGCATCGAGCTTATGTCTGGGCTTATTGCACGACGCCTTACTCGGCCCTCAAGGCGGTGGTCTACGACTTCAGCCCCAGCCGCGCCGGCGAACATGCGCGCAACTTCCTGGGCACCTGGAACGGCAAGCTGGTCTGTGATGACTTCGCGGGTTACAAGGCCAGCTTCGACCTGGATATCACCGAAATCGGCTGCATGGCGCATGCCCGCCGTAAGTTCTTCGACCTGCATGCAGCGAACAAAAGCCAGTTGGCCGAACAAGCGCTGCACTCAATCGGCGGGCTGTACGAAGTCGAACGGCAGGCCAAAGACATGTGCGATGAAGAACGATGGCGATTACGCCAAGAAATAGCGGCGCCCATTGCACAGAAGTTACATGAATGGATGCTGGCTCAGCGCGACCTCGTGCCCGAGGGGTCGGCCACGGCCAAGGCTCTGGATTACAGCTTGAAACGCTGGGTAGCGCTGATGCGCTACCTGGATGATGGTGCCGTACCCATCGACAACAACCCGGTGGAGAACACGATCAGACCATGGGCGCTTGGGCGCTCCAATTGGTTGTTCGCCGGGTCTCTGCGCAGTGGCAAACGAGCGGCAGCGATCATGAGTTTGATCCAGTCGGCACGCATGAACGGGCATGATCCGTACGCATATCTCAAGGATGTACTGACGCGATTGCCGACGCAGAAAGCTAGTGAGATCGAACATCTACTGCCGCATCAGTGGATGCTGCGTAATTGCATGGACTTGACCACCCGTTTGCACTCGACTTGA
- a CDS encoding PadR family transcriptional regulator → MTDKDLYGGLIRLHILHHAAEAPIFGLAIIEELRHHGYELSAGTLYPMLHGLEKKGYLRSHHERTGRRERRMYEITDEGRVALADAKVKVRELFGELIEGR, encoded by the coding sequence ATGACCGACAAAGACCTCTACGGCGGGTTGATCCGCCTGCACATCCTGCACCACGCCGCCGAGGCTCCCATCTTCGGGCTGGCCATCATCGAAGAGTTGCGACACCACGGCTACGAGCTTAGCGCGGGCACGCTGTATCCGATGCTGCACGGTCTGGAAAAGAAAGGTTATCTGCGCTCGCACCATGAGCGTACCGGGCGCCGTGAGCGACGCATGTACGAGATTACCGATGAAGGCCGAGTCGCGTTGGCGGATGCCAAAGTCAAGGTCAGGGAGTTGTTCGGAGAGTTAATCGAAGGGCGCTGA
- the chrA gene encoding chromate efflux transporter, with protein sequence MTEITKTDRSPWAVFLIFLCLGLTSFGGPIAHLGYFRDEFVVRRQWLSERSYADLVALCQFLPGPASSQVGIALGLSRSGYRGALAAWLGFTLPSAIALILFALGIASYGDAMPAGVLHGLKVVAVAVVAQAVWGMARNLCPDAPRISIMAAATCFVLLIPSAWGQVSVIILAAIVGLLLFKPQQGEAHDPLPISVRRRVGLFWLALFFALLLGLPLLAAVFPNQTLAMVDAFYRAGSLVFGGGHVVLPLLQAEVVPTGWVDNDAFLAGYGAAQAVPGPLFTFAAFLGASMNQAPTGWLGGLICLLAIFAPSFLLVVGALPFWEHLRRNLRTQAALLGINAAVVGLLLAALYQPVWTSAIHGPQDFGLALVALVALMFWKLPPWLVVLGSGILGGLLSIAL encoded by the coding sequence ATGACTGAGATCACCAAGACTGACCGTAGCCCTTGGGCTGTTTTTTTGATCTTCCTCTGCTTGGGGCTCACCTCCTTCGGCGGCCCAATCGCACACCTGGGCTATTTCCGCGATGAGTTCGTGGTGCGTCGACAATGGTTGAGCGAGCGCAGCTATGCGGATCTTGTCGCCCTTTGCCAGTTTCTGCCAGGGCCGGCCAGCAGCCAGGTCGGTATCGCGCTCGGTCTGTCGCGCTCTGGCTATCGCGGCGCGCTGGCCGCGTGGCTGGGCTTCACCTTGCCCTCCGCAATTGCCCTGATCCTCTTCGCACTCGGCATCGCCAGTTATGGTGATGCCATGCCTGCTGGCGTGCTGCACGGTTTGAAGGTGGTGGCCGTGGCAGTGGTCGCCCAGGCGGTCTGGGGCATGGCGCGCAATCTGTGTCCCGATGCACCGCGTATTTCCATCATGGCGGCGGCGACCTGCTTCGTGCTGCTCATACCCTCTGCCTGGGGGCAAGTGAGTGTCATCATCCTTGCAGCCATCGTCGGCCTGCTGCTGTTCAAACCGCAACAGGGAGAGGCCCATGATCCACTGCCGATCAGCGTGCGGCGTCGCGTTGGCCTGTTCTGGCTGGCGCTGTTCTTTGCTCTTCTGCTGGGGCTGCCGTTGCTAGCAGCTGTGTTCCCGAATCAGACATTGGCGATGGTGGATGCCTTCTACCGCGCCGGCTCGCTGGTATTCGGTGGCGGGCATGTCGTGCTGCCGCTGTTGCAAGCTGAGGTCGTACCAACAGGCTGGGTCGACAATGATGCATTCCTCGCGGGCTATGGTGCGGCGCAGGCCGTGCCGGGGCCTCTGTTCACCTTTGCAGCCTTTCTCGGCGCCTCGATGAACCAAGCACCAACTGGCTGGCTTGGCGGCCTGATCTGCCTTCTGGCGATCTTTGCGCCGTCTTTCCTGCTGGTGGTGGGTGCCCTGCCGTTCTGGGAACACCTGCGCCGTAACCTGCGCACGCAGGCTGCACTGCTCGGCATCAATGCGGCCGTGGTCGGCCTGCTGCTGGCTGCTCTCTACCAGCCCGTGTGGACGAGTGCGATTCATGGCCCGCAAGACTTCGGCCTGGCCCTTGTGGCACTGGTGGCGTTGATGTTCTGGAAGCTGCCGCCGTGGCTGGTCGTGCTGGGCAGCGGTATCCTAGGCGGGCTGTTGAGCATTGCCCTGTGA
- a CDS encoding alpha/beta hydrolase family protein → MFRYFPTNYVWNLSVDLAIEMGARMGEIEEMCAPLQEAAKQPDAAGTAAFRETWSKMADKLCGLAEEDEAAGRLLSAGEKYNRAATYYLTCERLQAHGAPGREALYKQFVSTFARGISLSKENCERVEIPYEGKVLSGLFVRAEGVNGPAPVLLQVNGLDSTKEMKYRVGLPAWLAKRGVSSLLIDQPGTGEALRLHDLTARFDSEHWASRVVDWLETHPEVDSKRIGMEGVSLGGYYCPRAVAFEPRFACGVVWGANHDWRDVQKRRLEKEGSLPVPHYWAHVCWVWGAKDIEDFMPISEKVHLDGILDRIKVPFLVTHGEKDSQIPLKWAHRTYEQLINSPKRELKIFTDREGGVQHSSFDNSINAGQYIADWVAETLGGRTS, encoded by the coding sequence ATGTTCCGCTACTTCCCCACCAATTACGTTTGGAACCTGTCTGTCGACCTCGCCATCGAGATGGGCGCTCGCATGGGTGAGATCGAGGAAATGTGTGCGCCGTTGCAAGAGGCTGCGAAGCAGCCAGACGCAGCCGGCACCGCAGCATTTCGTGAAACCTGGTCAAAAATGGCAGACAAGCTCTGCGGCCTGGCTGAAGAAGATGAGGCTGCAGGCCGCTTGCTGTCGGCGGGCGAGAAGTACAACCGGGCTGCCACCTACTACCTGACCTGCGAGCGCCTGCAAGCACACGGAGCTCCAGGGCGCGAGGCTCTCTACAAGCAGTTCGTGAGCACCTTCGCACGTGGTATTTCCCTATCCAAAGAAAACTGCGAGCGTGTAGAGATTCCATACGAGGGGAAAGTCCTCTCCGGGCTCTTCGTGCGCGCTGAAGGCGTGAACGGCCCGGCCCCGGTTCTGCTGCAGGTCAACGGCTTGGACTCGACCAAGGAAATGAAGTACCGCGTGGGCTTGCCGGCCTGGCTCGCCAAGCGGGGCGTGTCTTCGCTGCTCATTGACCAACCTGGCACTGGTGAGGCCCTCCGCCTGCATGACCTCACCGCCCGCTTCGACAGTGAGCACTGGGCGAGCCGGGTGGTCGATTGGCTGGAAACCCATCCTGAAGTCGACTCCAAGCGCATCGGCATGGAAGGTGTCTCGCTGGGAGGCTACTACTGCCCAAGAGCGGTGGCATTTGAACCTCGATTCGCGTGCGGCGTAGTCTGGGGTGCAAACCACGATTGGCGTGATGTTCAGAAGCGTCGCCTAGAGAAAGAAGGCAGCCTGCCCGTTCCTCATTACTGGGCACATGTTTGCTGGGTATGGGGCGCCAAGGATATCGAGGACTTCATGCCAATCTCCGAGAAGGTTCACCTCGACGGGATCCTGGATCGCATCAAAGTGCCGTTCCTGGTCACCCATGGCGAGAAGGACTCTCAGATTCCGCTGAAGTGGGCTCATCGCACCTACGAACAACTGATCAACAGCCCTAAGCGCGAGCTGAAGATCTTCACCGATCGTGAGGGTGGGGTGCAGCACTCCAGCTTCGACAACAGCATCAACGCGGGCCAGTACATTGCGGATTGGGTCGCCGAGACGCTCGGTGGCCGCACCTCCTGA
- a CDS encoding LysR family transcriptional regulator translates to MRFHHLDLNLLVALDVLLDEQNITRAAERLHMTQSATSGVLGRLRKYFGDDLLVQVGRTMQPTAYALELAIPVREVLLTISSSITAKPVFDPSTSKRHFRLVMSDYLISVLFSRVIQRIHQEAPGITFEMYAPGEQSVEMASRGEIDLMFVPERYCIDGHPSQLLFEEEHVCVVWNQNPLVGETLTLEKYMEMGHVSVGFGRTRQLSIEEWFVNQYGFKRRLEVITNDFNTLPQLLVGTHRIATMHRRLAELYSQYLPLRILPPPVELPVMKEIMQWHRSMDSDPMHRWLREAVRASILALDQASAPEPAAVPEAAH, encoded by the coding sequence ATGCGATTCCACCACTTGGATTTGAATCTGCTCGTGGCCCTGGACGTGCTCCTGGACGAGCAAAACATTACCCGTGCTGCCGAACGCCTTCACATGACCCAGTCCGCCACAAGCGGCGTACTGGGTAGGCTTAGAAAATACTTCGGGGATGACTTGCTTGTGCAGGTAGGCCGCACCATGCAGCCGACCGCCTATGCGCTTGAGCTGGCAATCCCCGTCCGTGAAGTACTGCTGACCATCAGCTCCTCTATCACTGCGAAACCTGTTTTTGATCCCTCTACCAGCAAGCGACACTTCCGTTTGGTCATGTCGGATTACCTGATTAGTGTTCTCTTCTCGCGGGTGATTCAACGCATTCATCAGGAAGCCCCAGGGATCACCTTCGAGATGTACGCGCCAGGGGAGCAGTCGGTGGAGATGGCCAGTCGCGGCGAGATCGACCTCATGTTTGTTCCAGAGCGGTACTGCATCGACGGGCATCCCTCGCAGCTGCTGTTTGAAGAGGAGCACGTGTGCGTCGTCTGGAACCAAAACCCGCTGGTAGGCGAGACCCTGACCTTGGAAAAATACATGGAAATGGGCCACGTATCTGTCGGTTTCGGCCGCACTCGCCAGTTGAGCATCGAAGAGTGGTTCGTGAACCAGTACGGTTTCAAACGCCGGCTTGAGGTGATCACGAACGACTTCAACACGCTACCTCAGTTGCTGGTCGGCACTCATCGCATTGCCACGATGCATCGCAGGTTGGCGGAGCTTTATTCGCAATATCTGCCGTTGCGTATTCTCCCGCCACCGGTGGAGCTCCCGGTGATGAAGGAGATCATGCAGTGGCATCGCAGCATGGACAGTGATCCCATGCATCGTTGGCTGAGAGAGGCAGTCCGAGCGTCAATCCTGGCACTGGATCAAGCTTCAGCGCCCGAGCCGGCCGCAGTTCCTGAAGCTGCGCACTGA
- a CDS encoding VOC family protein: MKILGLDALVFGVDDLQACADCLRDYGLKPVHLDAEGGRFEALDGTAIIIRQPDDSSLPPAMGPAPSLRETVYGVESTADLAAIEDELSRDREVHRDAAGALHTVDDLGFAIAFQVTCRRPFSAPADLTNAPGSEPQRPMNQLGITPDMVALPRSLSHVVYFVPDVAKGEAFYRDRLGFVTTDSFIGVGPFMRTNGMDDHHCLFMIQTPPHMQGCEHFTFHMGSGTEVLLAGYRLQQKGWTSFWGPGRHLFGSNWFWYFNSPLGCHIEYDADMDKHDDAWAARHAPMSADNSQLFLFSSRDKWAPGGPPPKQE, encoded by the coding sequence ATGAAGATCCTTGGACTTGATGCCTTGGTTTTTGGCGTCGACGATTTACAAGCTTGCGCTGATTGCCTACGTGATTACGGACTGAAGCCAGTTCACCTGGACGCCGAAGGTGGCCGTTTCGAGGCCCTGGACGGAACCGCCATCATCATCCGTCAGCCCGATGACTCATCCCTCCCTCCTGCGATGGGCCCGGCTCCTTCCCTCAGGGAGACGGTCTATGGCGTAGAAAGCACTGCCGATCTGGCCGCGATCGAAGATGAGCTGAGCCGAGATCGCGAGGTGCATCGGGATGCTGCTGGCGCCCTTCACACTGTCGATGACCTTGGCTTTGCCATCGCTTTCCAGGTTACCTGCCGCCGTCCGTTCAGCGCGCCTGCCGACCTCACCAATGCGCCTGGCAGTGAACCGCAACGCCCGATGAACCAGCTGGGCATCACTCCCGACATGGTCGCCCTGCCCCGGTCACTTTCCCACGTGGTGTACTTCGTTCCCGATGTGGCTAAAGGTGAAGCGTTCTACCGAGATCGCCTGGGCTTCGTGACCACTGACAGCTTCATCGGCGTTGGCCCCTTCATGCGCACGAACGGCATGGATGACCACCACTGCCTGTTCATGATCCAGACGCCGCCTCACATGCAAGGCTGTGAACACTTCACCTTCCACATGGGCAGCGGCACAGAAGTGCTCCTGGCTGGTTATCGCCTGCAGCAGAAAGGCTGGACAAGCTTCTGGGGCCCGGGCCGCCACCTCTTCGGCTCCAACTGGTTCTGGTACTTCAACAGCCCTCTGGGCTGCCATATCGAATACGACGCCGATATGGACAAGCACGATGACGCCTGGGCTGCCCGCCATGCTCCGATGTCCGCTGATAACTCTCAGCTCTTCCTCTTTAGCTCCCGCGACAAATGGGCACCAGGTGGGCCACCTCCGAAGCAGGAGTGA
- a CDS encoding Rieske (2Fe-2S) protein — protein sequence MDRSVVLCPLQQLQEGTALGFDPFESGRATVFALKHQGEVRIYRNSCPHLDVPLEYRKDRFLSANGERVICYAHGAQFMPDTGLCVYGPCLGKFLTALEFKCEDELVRLSIDSLGQPIEVSRSAIGRI from the coding sequence ATGGATCGTAGCGTGGTGCTTTGCCCGCTCCAGCAACTGCAAGAAGGCACCGCCCTGGGTTTCGATCCGTTCGAGTCTGGGCGCGCGACTGTGTTTGCTCTGAAGCATCAGGGAGAGGTGCGCATCTATCGCAACAGCTGCCCTCACCTGGATGTGCCTTTGGAGTACCGAAAGGATCGGTTTCTTTCAGCCAATGGGGAGCGGGTCATCTGTTACGCGCATGGAGCGCAGTTCATGCCGGACACAGGGCTTTGCGTTTACGGCCCATGCCTGGGGAAGTTTTTAACAGCGCTTGAGTTCAAGTGTGAGGACGAGCTGGTTCGCCTTTCGATCGACAGCCTTGGTCAGCCTATCGAGGTATCGCGCAGCGCGATAGGTCGCATCTGA
- a CDS encoding FAD-dependent oxidoreductase, which translates to MNIEKVLIVGGGIGGLCAAIALRRKGIAVDLVEIKTEWTVYGVGIIQQSNVVREMAKLGLLDAYLDAAYAFEDVGIYNTDGVPLVRIPGQRLAGPQYPANVGISRRALHKVLSETAIELGTQVRLGLSIESYEQNANSIDVVMTDGTKGSYSLVVGADGLYSKVRTLVFGDKYRPKFTGQAVWRYNFPRSPEIDHLANYQGPFGNAGLVPLADDLMYLFTTSHEPGNPWMDENHLAQELRKRLEGFGGLIEQLREQITDNTQVVYKPLEAVFVDEQWFAGRILLIGDAAHATTPHLGQGAGMAIEDAIVLSEELTSGGTLAEQLDRFMARRFERCKYISERSLFAGEKEIQKDRDFDRIALVKQMLEVTAQPV; encoded by the coding sequence ATGAATATCGAAAAAGTCCTGATCGTTGGTGGTGGTATCGGTGGCCTGTGCGCAGCTATTGCGCTGCGCCGTAAAGGGATCGCGGTCGACCTGGTCGAGATCAAAACCGAATGGACTGTCTACGGTGTCGGCATCATTCAGCAAAGCAACGTGGTACGCGAGATGGCCAAGCTGGGATTGCTTGATGCCTACCTTGACGCCGCGTATGCATTCGAAGATGTCGGAATCTACAACACCGACGGCGTGCCCCTGGTTCGCATTCCAGGCCAGCGCCTCGCCGGGCCTCAATACCCAGCCAACGTTGGAATCTCGCGTCGCGCGCTACACAAGGTGCTGAGCGAAACCGCCATCGAGCTTGGTACCCAAGTACGCCTGGGCCTGTCGATTGAAAGTTACGAACAGAACGCAAACAGCATCGACGTGGTCATGACCGACGGCACCAAGGGTAGCTACTCGCTGGTTGTGGGTGCTGATGGCCTCTACTCCAAAGTACGAACTCTGGTTTTCGGTGACAAATACCGTCCGAAGTTCACGGGCCAAGCTGTTTGGCGTTACAACTTCCCTCGGTCTCCAGAGATCGATCACCTGGCCAACTACCAGGGCCCCTTCGGCAACGCGGGTCTTGTCCCACTGGCAGATGACCTGATGTACCTGTTCACCACCTCCCATGAGCCAGGCAATCCTTGGATGGACGAGAACCATCTTGCCCAAGAGCTGCGTAAGCGCCTGGAAGGCTTTGGTGGGCTGATCGAACAACTGCGTGAACAGATCACCGACAACACCCAGGTCGTCTACAAGCCGCTCGAAGCCGTCTTCGTTGATGAGCAGTGGTTCGCCGGCCGCATCCTGCTGATTGGTGATGCCGCGCATGCCACCACTCCTCACCTCGGCCAAGGTGCCGGCATGGCGATCGAAGACGCCATCGTCCTCAGCGAGGAGCTGACCTCCGGTGGCACGCTGGCGGAACAGTTGGATCGATTCATGGCTCGCCGTTTTGAGCGCTGCAAATACATCAGCGAGCGATCGTTGTTTGCCGGCGAAAAAGAGATTCAAAAAGACCGCGACTTCGACCGCATTGCTTTGGTGAAGCAGATGCTTGAGGTCACAGCGCAACCGGTATGA